The Salvia miltiorrhiza cultivar Shanhuang (shh) chromosome 2, IMPLAD_Smil_shh, whole genome shotgun sequence DNA window AGCTCAAAAGAATGCTGTTAGAGAGATTGGCTTCGGAAGGATATTGGACTTGAAATTGAAGGATCTGCCTCGTCATTTAGCTTATTGGATACTAAATAAGTTCAATCCTCAGACTTGTGAGCTTGAAATCGATCCTAGAAGGCGTGTTAGAATCACTACTAACGATGTGTACCGAGTATTCAGATTTCCTAGCGGTAAACAAACTATAAAGATTTTTGGGAAACAAGCTAATAGTGACCTATTTGAGACTAGTGGTTCTCATTTTTCGGAGTGGATAACAGAGACAAAATAAAGATAAGGCTTTTGTTGCATGAGATGATCAGTTGCAAGTGTGGGGGAACGTGGTTCAAACGAAATTTCATGATTGCAATGGCGTTCTCCCTTTTTGAGAGTTGTCCTagttagggatggcaatcgggtacgacaggtacggatagtgactatccatacccatacccacgaactaaatggatagtggtttttaaccacgaaactatccatggatatcaaatggtatccaaacccactacccgctacccgtcgagTATCCACGAAGCCGCTATCCGGCGGGTATCCATCACCTTCTATTCACCGGATACCTACTATCCGTCGGATACCCGCCGGATactcacaaaataaaatttaaatataaatttactacaaatttaatagaaaaaaaaaatcgacacAAATAACATATTCAAATCCatatgttgaaatccacaaagaacaatgtttaaattcaaattcatcaactaaaatataaaatccaacaaaattctataattgctcaacaaaattcaaatttaaattagactattaggatttgggccttagttcagtttctgtttgggcttattttaagatataatatgctagtcgataatctcaaaatatatattcaaagcccatattttatggaattttttgtggatatttgacgggtaattcaaGGATAATTGACGGGTcattggcgggtatttttcgcgggtaaatgggtttcgcgggtatggatagtaagtatccaaacccatacccacgaactaaatggatagtgaattgcaaccacgaaactatccatggatatcaaatggtatccaaacccaccctaataggttcgggttttcgcggatatccgttacccgcgggtagattgccatccctagtccTAGTGGTACTGTGCACCCATTCATATTAGGTTGTCTTTCGGATTTACGTTCGTTAAGAAACTGGAACTGGGGTGAATACATGATTTATAGCTTAAAGCATCATTCAGGAATTTGGAAGGGCGATatcaataaagtatatgttgGACCCTCGCTTTTCGTAATTGTAAGTATAGTTGTTGTTATTACATTCATGGTGCATAatctatattattaatataattgcttaatatatatatatatatatatttttatctggTAGTTGTGTTACGTTGATCGTCTGAGTTTTGATGAAATGGAAGTTAAGAGGGACTTCCCAATACATAAGAACTGGTCCAGCAAAGCTTTgagaaaatgacaaaaaatcgAGCTGGACCCACCTAATGTTGCGAGCGGCAACCTACTGGAACCAATACAGCTGCCCGTTGGATATCCTAAAGACGTTTCTGAGTTTGATATATCAGATGATGAGAGAATTTTGACTTCCAAAATACTTCAACAGGCAACTGAAATTTCAGAAATGATGAAGAGGCTATGTCTTGATGTTGATATTGCATCAGTTGGTGTGAAGAAATCACCGTCATTCCAAAAGATTGTAGGTGACGCGTCCAAACTAACAGGAATAAGTATTGAAATTATAATACCAAAGTACAAGCCTTCATCGTATGTTATTGAAATTGATGATGATCCAATAGACTATACAGAAGAGTTTTTTGCTATGGTTGATGCGTGTTCTGTTGAAAAGTGCACTGAAACTAAAGGAAAGAAACCTATATCCTGTGATATTCCCAGCTTCAACCTTATGATAGCAGATGAGTACTGGCCAGGTGACTCAAATCAAAAGGGACTTGACATTCTGGAGGTAAACACCACACAATAAATTATATAGAAATCCATACATATTCTTATCATATAATAATACATATGGGTGATGTTTGTGTGTTTCATATTTCAAACAGGAGTGTCAGTCTCCAGTTATGGGTTTAGTTAGCGACGATAGACCAACCAGCAGTCATGCACAGGTTTGCGATGTTTGGAGTTGTAGTTACTATTTATTACGTTGGTCGAAAAACAAATTTATCCAATGAATGTCTCGAACCAGGGCTATGTAGGTGCGTCGAAAGGAGTGTTCATCCCGGGATTTGATGAAAAGGTTAACACACATATGGTGTAAATATTGATGGTTATCCGTTAGTTCTCTATCTGCtgaataatatatactccctccgtcccataagcttAGGCTGATTGGgattttcacaaagattaagaaaaatcattggaaatgaaaatatacaAGTAAATTCCCtagtatgcccatatttattatttaatgatgtattaaagtgggagtaaattaaagaattaaatagggatGTAATAGTAAATGACtaaaaaaacattactttttatagaaacaagcctatataaatgggacattcaaaaaaggaaaacaagcctaagcttatgggacggagggagtatatatttcaCTGTACAGACTAATTCAGTTGTTGCGGAGCGTGAGCCATTGATGAATCTTGACaataatgtattttatttttttgtatattgTGTGTTGCAATATACGTGACTTAAAGTTTGTAAATTGAAAGTGTTTTAATATTATACACTAAGTATTGTTAGTTTTCACCTCTTTTAGGTAAATATTGTTAATCGCAACCAACGCCCAGCAAAGGCAAAGAGGTTCCTAAATCTGAAAGCTTCGAACTTCAGAACAAACCGTTTTCAAGTGGGGATTTGCACAAGGTTGAAATTGGGAATACAAGAAAGGCAAATTGGGATGTATGTCTTGCATAAGGAAGCTGGTGAAGAGTACGTAAATTGAACGTGATAtatttgttttatatttatatacggaaaaaaaattgtatggTAACTTGTTTGTGTACATTGTTATTTGAAAACATGTAGGTTCAACagacttttttcttttaaagatGTTGAACTTAGACGTTATGAACTAATGTCTCTGCGAAGAGGTCAACCTGTTCACCTATCTGTTATAAACGCATGGTGTCTAATTTTGAACGGTGACGAACCTGTCCGTTCTGATAAGACTCCAGCACGTTTTTTTGCATCGGCCGACATATATGTGAGTTTTTTATTGTACGATTATTTGGATGATTCAACTAATCCTTCTTCTTAATCCGTGTGTTTTATGTTGAATATATAACTAGTCTGACTGCATATCACCAAAGGGTCAATCGTATGAAGACTTGAAAAAGTCCTTCTTTTTGTCTATGAATATGGAGTATGAACGTAGGCCGCTCCATATGGTAGACATGGTAAGTAGtgtgtgtattttatttttcggtCCACACTAAATCAAACGAAGTAAAGTATATTAAATAAGACCTACTATGTCTGTAGTTTTTCTTCCCAATCATGGTGGATGGTATGTATCATGCCGTTACTATTGATACAAAGAGGGAGAGAATCTTCGTTTTGGATAGTATGCTTGATGTGGGCACAGCTGATGAAATTCAAAAGTATGATGATTTGTGCAGCATGCTTGTAAGTTCCAAACTCTTATTGCTTAGAAGTATTACATGTACTTCtataattaataattgtaaCATCCATATTTTTTGTAGCGTCGTCTTTTAGCTGATTACTTATCATATGAGCGTGAAGAACAAAAGGCAAAGATAGTATCCAAAACAAAAATTCATCTGCTTAGGTTGAAATGGGCAGATAGAATGAACAAGGAGGACACGGGAGTTTATATGATGCGTCACTTGGAGACTTTCATGGGTGATTGTTCGGCATCTTGGAAGTGTATGTCAGCTTTGTCGCGAACACGTCAACTTCGAGTGATGAGGGTGCGATATTGTGCAACACTAATCGCTTGGGAAAGAAATGAGATTGGGGGAATGTTAGGACTTACAGCAGCTGATCATTATAAAGAGATTTGCAAGGATGAAAACTTGAACATCAACTTGACGTTAATTGGTTCGTAATATTATTTGATAGATCATTTTACTCTATTGTTTTGGCTTTTACTATGACGTTTCCGATGGGAATATTGCAgctcaaattatttattttagtgaTTATTATTCTACAGAAATTCGTTATTCTCAATCCAAATATTGAAATTACTCAATTGTCATTGAGCATGAGATTATATAACTAACTAACATCACACTCATGTCTATAATACTAAATCTGAATATTGATGAAGTTTGCAACATAAATATCGATTCATGGAGGCATCTCTTATTTATAAGTgttcatcatttttcttttccCGAATAAATTCATCAAGCATGAGCTGATAAAATTGAAGCAATAAATATGAATATGCTCCTGTGTAAAATATTATAGATTAAAATTGCTCTCCTCTTAGATATGTTAATCTTACGATAAACGTAAACCTCcaagaaaaaataatatgttCCATCCAGTACTATATAACTGGATTCTTGTGAACTTATTTTCCGAACATCGGCCGAAATTATATGAAGACAAATGAACTATTAAATTTCCCAACAAATTTAATGTGTTTCATTCAATAACCTTGCACTGAATGTATTGAACTTACAAAACCAACAAACGGACTTATTTGAAGAGAAATGATGAGTTCGATATTAAACCCAATGAATCTACCTGTTAAAACTGGTAATTTTTCATCCAAGCATTATCATTTAGCAAtctaataattttgaaaatcattTCCAACATACATAGATAGCATAAATATAGATATTATGAACTTTACTACTCACATAATAACCTTCTGCCGTCAATGAGCATTTTGCCTATAACTTAAAGCTGCATACAAATGAATACGTTCCAGTTATTATATTCCATATATTTACGTACTATAACTCATTTAATggatttatgaaattaaaatatatagcGCGTACTTATCGAACTCGCGGAGAATAttccaataaaaaaataaaataaagtcatATACAGTTAATAATCTAACACTTACTAAGAAGCTTCCACTATTTAGGCATCCATCCATTATTTTCATGTTCCTCATATCCGAAAAATTGGCATATGAAATGAGCATTCCTTTATAAAATACATTTAGTCAGTTCAGTAAAACCATAAATGAACAACATATGACTTCACTCATATGTTTGTAGCTTGTTTGGTTGGACAATTCCTTG harbors:
- the LOC131008215 gene encoding uncharacterized protein LOC131008215 produces the protein MEYERRPLHMVDMFFFPIMVDGMYHAVTIDTKRERIFVLDSMLDVGTADEIQKYDDLCSMLRRLLADYLSYEREEQKAKIVSKTKIHLLRLKWADRMNKEDTGVYMMRHLETFMGDCSASWKCMSALSRTRQLRVMRVRYCATLIAWERNEIGGMLGLTAADHYKEICKDENLNINLTLIGS